In a single window of the Danio rerio strain Tuebingen ecotype United States chromosome 20, GRCz12tu, whole genome shotgun sequence genome:
- the opn8b gene encoding opsin 8, group member b isoform X1: MDIYSSKLSSAVDYGIGAFLLLIEEKISKRNAKILVATTWLYALLWAIFPLIGWGKYGPEPFGLSCTLDWRDMKEHSQSFVITIFLMNLILPAIIIVSCYCGIALRLYVTYKSMDDSNHVPNMIKMQRRLMVIAVLISIGFVGCWAPYGIVSLWSIYRPGDSIPAEVSMLPCLFAKTSTVYNPFIYYIFSKTFKREVNQLSRFCGRSNICRPTDAKNRPENTIYLVCDVNKSKPGVEDLSLARSKENETQMLPNQDLHE, translated from the exons AGGAGAAAATCAGCAAAAGGAACGCAAAGATTTTAGTGGCAACCACATGGCTGTACGCTCTGCTCTGGGCTATTTTCCCACTGATCGGCTGGGGGAAATACGGCCCGGAGCCCTTCGGCCTGTCCTGCACTCTGGACTGGAGAGACATGAAAGAGCACAGCCAGTCTTTCGTCATCACAATCTTCCTCATGAACCTCATCCTGCCTGCCATCATCATAGTGTCCTGCTACTGCGGCATCGCTCTGAGACTCTACGTCACTTATAAAAGCATGGACGACAGCAACCACGTCCCCAACATGATCAAGATGCAGCGGCGGCTCATGGTG ATCGCCGTGTTGATCAGCATTGGGTTTGTTGGATGCTGGGCACCATACGGCATCGTCAGCCTGTGGTCCATCTACCGGCCCGGGGATTCAATCCCTGCTGAGGTCAGCATGCTACCTTGTCTGTTCGCCAAGACGTCTACGGTGTACAACCCATTCATCTATTACATCTTCAGCAAGACCTTTAAACGAGAAGTCAACCAGTTGAGCCGCTTCTGTGGAAGATCCAACATCTGCCGTCCAACCGATGCCAAAAACAGGCCAGAAAATACCATTTACCTTGTGTGCGATGTGAACAAGTCCAAACCTGGAGTGGAGGATCTGTCGTTAGCAAGGAGTAAAGAGAATGAGACTCAAATGTTGCCAAATCAAGACTTGCATGAGTGA